caatatattttttctggccactcttccgtaaagcccagctctgtggagtgtacggcttaaagtggtcctatggacagatactctaatctccgctgtggagctttgcaactccttcagggttatctttggtctctttgttgcctctgattaatgccctccttgcctggtctgtgagttttgtggGCGgctctctcttggcaggtttgttgtggtgcattattctttccattttttaataatggatttaatggtgctctgggatgttcaaagtttctgatttttttataacccaaccctgatctgtacttggccgcaactttgtccctgacctgtttggagagctccttggtcttcatggtgccccttgcttagtggtgttgcagactctggggtctttcagaacaggtgtatataaacactcagatcatgtgacacttagattgcacacaggtggactttatgtaactaattatgtgacttctgaaggtaattggttgcaccagatcttatttaggagcttagtagcaaagggggtgaataccacttttctatttttaattttagtagaattttttgaaacaagttaatattttaatttcacttcaccaattttgactattttgtgtatgtccattacatgaaatccaaataaaaatcaatttagattacaggttgtaatgcaacaaaataggaaaaatgccaaggggatgaatacttttgcaaggcactgtaactcAAATTAAAATGGAAAAAACAGGACAACAATGTTTGAAAACAACCAAAGAGGATCAGATTGGgacttcctagttaaataaaggttaaatagaaaaTGCACTTGAAAAATTGTCTGACCTTGGCAACTCTGCCCCTTTCAAGGAAGTCTTGGAGATTGACCTTGTCGTTCTGTGATGTGATGATGGGCCTAGAACAGAATCAGAAACCTAAGGCCATTTCTAAAGGCAGGAAGATGACTCATCACCAAGGAGATAATCATCACATTCGCTGTTGCTACTGTTCATTATCTGTCACTTCATTCCTAGTTCTTtacacatatctacctcaattacctcgtacgcctgcacatcgactcggtactggtaccccatgtatatagccaagttatcgttactcattgtttatttagtattacgtgttttacttttctattatttctctctgcattgttgggaagggcctgtaagtaaacatttcactgttagcctACACATGTTGTTTACGaattatgtgacaaataacattttattagaATTTGAATCAGTCAGACAGGGTCACCAGTGAGTTATTCttatgaacagagagagatgagcctAAAGATGATGTCACACTGGTGTGGTCCTGGGTTTTTCCAAACACCCACATATCAGAAGACTATGTactggtaccggagcgccaagtctaggaccaaaaggcttctaaacagcttctaccccaagccataagactgctgaacaattaatcaaatggccaccggactatttacattgacccccccctcccctccatttgttttgtacactgctgctactcgctgtttattttctatccatagtcacttcacccccatctacatgtacaaatgacctcgactaacctgtatccccgcacattgactcagtggtggtaccccctgtatatagcctcgttattgttattttattgtgttaatttTTATAATTGTTTACTATAGTTTAttaggtaaatattttcttaactcttcttgaactgcactgttggttaagggcttgtaagtaagcatttcacggtaaggtctacacttgttgtattcggcgcatgtgacaaataaagttggatttgatAAACTGCATTGAATTCACTTTTCATCTGAggtttcaagaatcaatggggtTGATGTGAAAGGATCAGCGGAATGGTTAAGTTTGGTCCAGGGCGGAGACACATACCTGTTCATCCCAGGGATGCTGCCCCAGAAGTATTGCGCTTTAAGGGCCGGGCTCACTTTCACCGCATCCACCAGAACTGGGTTGCACTGACAACAGAGTATCAGTTAGTTGGGTTCTAAACTACAGAATATTTAGACAGTATGATTTGCATCCAAATTGAGAGATCTGATGCTGTGTTCATGTGCTCTCAGAATTATAACAGTTTCCGACTTCAAAACCGTTCATTCGGAGACCCAGACCAAGACTCATAAATATAAGTGGGGAACGCTTGTTTAAAGCTTGAACCCTGACTTTCACATGAACGCAGCACAATACAATTGTTCtgaggagagtgagtgagtggggcTAGCTAACCACCAGAAAGCGGAAGATGTTGGCCTTGTTGTTCATGAACACCACGTTATCAAACAACCTAACGGGCCGCCCGTCCTCTCTACTGACAGAGATGTAATAAGCACCCATAACACAGGGGAATAGTCGGGTTATGCACTGTAGCTAGGCAGTGAACAATGCCATTTAGACCTTGCGCAACACTTAAACCACACTGCAGAACTGATATCCGCATTAGAGCTAACAGTATGTTGCACTATACTTGCCTATTTGAACTGAACCACATTTTCATACACTGCCCTCTACTGGTAATGTCTACAAGCCGCACTAAACCTGTGTTCcccctatattcatttagcaCCTTTGCTAAATTGTTGCCAccgctgtaaaaaaaaatattgtcattttttaaaaatatatttatttctgGCGAGACGCACTTTTAAATGGATAGTCGTTGGCCCAATGACTAGTGgtctatgggaacagctagcatgtcattgcgctaacactatTAGCAATTCCCCCCTCCCCCGCTAGCCTTGCCGCCACTGCTGAAAAAAATCCCAGGGGAAACACTGCTACACTACGCGTATggaaatgcatttaaaaaaaagtcaGTTGATCTATTCAAGTCCCGAACATACCACAGTCCCTTCCGTGCTGGGTTCACGATGGACAGATTGTTGCAAGAGCTCCCACCAATGAGCAGATCGACCGGACCCCACTTCCAGATATGGATTGGATAAGAGTAGTGCGGTTTTAGTACTACAATGTTTAAAATCGTCAGTAAATGCGCTGTGCCCACATAACCAGACAACAGAATTGAAGTCCCCATACTGTACGTGCCGGACATCAGTATGATCTTGACTTCGTGGTTGATCTTGGAGACAGCAATTAACTCTGAACAGATCTCTGAGGCCACATATTTGTCCACCTTGAATCCCAGCTCTTTCAACACCAAGTAACCCGAGAGTCAAATGAGAACACATTAACAACCATTCTGACGCACATCTTCCTTCACAATCTGGTTATGTGTTAATGTGCAAAGACTCAGAAGGTCCTCTTCTCGTTAGACCTTAGAGGAGTATAATAGAATTTCCACCGTAGAACCAGAAcagtacaaaaacagtagaatTAGAACATAGAATAGAATAATGTTCACAGTAAGATCTTCATAATAGAATCAGAACAAATAACAGCGGAATCAGAACAGTAGAATTAAAAGATAAATTAGTAGAATCTTTTCTGGAAAATCAGGACAACACAGAGTAGAATTGTAGATTCAGAATACAGGAATTCCGGCACTGCAGCTAACCTGTGCCAATCCCATCAAACAGTGAGAGAACCTTGATTGGTCGACGCATGTTGGCAGGGATGGACGGGTATACCCGGTGGAGCTCCTAGAGAGAGCAAAGGTCAAACTCTCTCATTCGGTTATTGACCAATAACAGCAGTAGCAGAATGTAAATTAATATTACTAATATGACAAATCAAAACAGAGAGCATTCCACCCTAAGGTTGTGTTACAAGAAAATATGGATTAAGGGGCCACTCACAAACTGAAAGGCACTATCATTTGCAAAAAACTCCTGGACATGGATGCTCCAGTCCAGATGGGGTTTCAGGGCACCGTGGGCATGATGTGGTTCGCACAGGTAGCACAGGTACCTTCAGAAAGTCGAAGGTACCTGGACCAACCAACATGTTTAGGCAGCCCGAACAGTAGGAGCTGTGGAGAAGAAATATGCTTCGAACATGACCCATGTCTGGAAGGTTTAGAGTAGACAATGGCATAGGGAGCATCATTGAAGGCTGGTGGAGGGATAAATGGGGAGGACGGTCCCTCCTACCACTAGCCTCCATTGGAGTTAGAGAGTAAGTAGCAAAGACTGTTACTCACCGGCAGCAGCTGTCGTTCCCACAGAGGATGACCTCCCGGCCAGCACAACAcactgtacagtatgactggtagCCATCTTCATCGTACCGAGTCTCAGTGAAGTTACCCTATAGGGAGATCATGTCGATTTTTTTTCAATGGCAGTATTAATCTGATCATTATTGTACCCTCTCTCCTTGAATTTTCTTTGCGTCTaagccatatttctgtcgaaatctgatttGTTTTTTGCAAATTCTTTTGAGTCGACAGAATTGGTTGTACGGAAACTGTTTTTCAAGGGAAGCTggtgacaactatcagccctcaacaaattgttatgatcagtaggtttcctgtaaagatcagtgtatagaacattatcCTCACACAAAATCAGAAGATCAAGGAAACGGTTTTGACGTGTgtcagattgcatagtaaatctcaggTGCTCAGAACAGGAGAGCATGGAATGCCTGAAGCTGTTTTGCATCACACCTCCATAGAATAAAAATATCAtcaatataccgtttccaaataataatgttaggcaagaaaacatttGAGAGTAAATGCactgtttctccatgtaacccacatacaaattagcaAAGTAAGGAGCCATAggggatcccatagcagtacccttcTTCTgaataaatatataatttacaaacatgaagtagttgtgtgtgtgagtactatttcagccaatAATGCATGCACTGGAAGGTAACTTATTAGGGTGACGTTAcagaagaaaatgttccatggCTTCAATACCGCCCTCGTGTGGAATATTTCTGTATAACGACTCAACATAAAAAGTAACTCAAAGTATTATCAGGGAGAGGATCGAAATATTCAATaatagagatcatactgctgcTGTCCTTTAcaaaaggaggggagctgttctgcgaCTGGTCTAATAAAAAAGTAAACAAAAGTCGATAATGCCcatcaagcatttcactacactcgcaataacatcagctaaccatgtgtatgtgaccaatacaatttgatttgatacaataGGGTGCCCTGGAGGATTTGTAACATTCTT
The window above is part of the Salmo salar chromosome ssa15, Ssal_v3.1, whole genome shotgun sequence genome. Proteins encoded here:
- the LOC106572335 gene encoding DNA (cytosine-5)-methyltransferase 3C-like — encoded protein: MGAYYISVSREDGRPVRLFDNVVFMNNKANIFRFLVCNPVLVDAVKVSPALKAQYFWGSIPGMNRPIITSQNDKVNLQDFLERGRVAKFTNVRTIPTNSNSLKQNKDVGKVPVSEKGVDDMWITVLEKEAFLKCSISFILTFIS